GCGTCGGCAGGACGAGTTCCGGCGCGAAGGGCAGCGACGAGGCGGCGGCCGAGGGGCAGATCGTGCCGTCGTCGTTCGTGCCGGTGAACGAGGCGCCCCGCGCCCAGTAGGTCTCGAAGCTCCGCGTCCGACCGTCGATGACGAACTGCCCATGGACCGGCCCGTCGCAGGCGGTCAGGCCCCAGAGGCGCTCGCCGTAGCCGCGCCAGCCGCCGGGGTTGGCCAGCGCGTAGGCGTGCTGGGCCAGCGTCGCCCGGCGCGAATTCTCGAAGTAGTCGGTGCCGCGCTCCCGCATGTACGCGTCGCTGATCCCGCGCAGGTCGATCCAGCAGTGGGTGTACTGGTGGCCGAAGAGCGGGCCGAAGCCCAGGTGTTCCTGGCCCTGG
This is a stretch of genomic DNA from bacterium. It encodes these proteins:
- a CDS encoding glucoamylase family protein, which produces QGQEHLGFGPLFGHQYTHCWIDLRGISDAYMRERGTDYFENSRRATLAQHAYALANPGGWRGYGERLWGLTACDGPVHGQFVIDGRTRSFETYWARGASFTGTNDDGTICPSAAASSLPFAPELVLPTLMAMRADHGDLLFGPYGFRDALNPTFDLRERVQHGRVVPGRGWYDIDYLGIDQGPLLVMIENHRSGLVWDCLRRNPHVVRGLRAAGFTGGWLDEAEDDS